The following proteins are encoded in a genomic region of Mycolicibacterium rutilum:
- a CDS encoding malonate decarboxylase holo-ACP synthase, whose protein sequence is MNAPRPHDLLRLHDVHTVIPSDAPRWVADSLHETPWVVVRRARCAHGVVPVGVRGATRAQRHALTVALTTIAEVVTPEDLSRREPPARAPAFEALRMVRNHLSASLFRWGPTGSVGFELATGTPTVHPDSDLDLLIRAPVVDPTTMRLLRETHGILADQNIRVDCQVETDGGAVALSELCSGSVELMIRTADGPALVDAAALSR, encoded by the coding sequence GTGAACGCCCCTCGTCCGCACGATCTTCTGCGCCTACACGACGTGCACACCGTGATCCCAAGCGATGCGCCGCGGTGGGTCGCCGACTCGCTGCACGAGACGCCGTGGGTGGTGGTGCGGCGCGCACGGTGCGCACACGGGGTCGTGCCGGTCGGGGTCCGCGGCGCGACCCGGGCGCAACGCCATGCGCTCACCGTCGCGCTCACCACGATCGCCGAGGTGGTCACGCCGGAGGACCTCAGCCGGCGAGAACCGCCGGCCCGTGCACCCGCATTCGAGGCGCTGCGCATGGTGCGAAACCACCTGTCCGCATCGCTGTTCCGGTGGGGACCCACCGGGTCCGTCGGGTTCGAACTCGCGACCGGAACGCCCACGGTCCACCCCGACAGCGACCTCGACCTGCTGATCCGGGCACCGGTCGTCGACCCGACAACCATGCGACTACTCCGGGAGACGCACGGCATACTGGCCGATCAGAACATTCGGGTCGACTGCCAGGTCGAGACGGACGGCGGTGCCGTTGCGCTCAGCGAATTGTGTTCCGGATCAGTGGAACTGATGATCCGTACCGCGGACGGACCGGCTCTCGTCGACGCGGCGGCGCTGAGCCGGTGA
- a CDS encoding NUDIX hydrolase produces MTISYDEALRERIRANLAGHERRAVTDPSKRHAAVAVVLVDSEVGEDRVDPANVDDWIDGRPMPEEGLDGRMVDVSGGAAFLLCRRASRLTSHAAQWALPGGRLDPGETAVDAALRELHEEVRVELPASSVLGLLDDYPTRSGYVITPVVIWGGGRLDPDPAPDEVVAVYRVGLHQLQREDSPRFIEIPESPRPVVQIPLGNDLIHAPTGAVLLQVRWLCLEGRHDPVDELEQPVFAWK; encoded by the coding sequence CGGGCGAACCTGGCCGGCCACGAGCGCCGAGCCGTCACCGATCCGAGTAAGCGGCACGCGGCGGTGGCCGTCGTGCTGGTCGACTCCGAGGTCGGCGAGGACCGGGTCGACCCCGCGAATGTCGACGACTGGATCGACGGGCGGCCGATGCCGGAAGAGGGCCTCGACGGGCGGATGGTCGACGTCTCCGGCGGGGCGGCGTTTCTGCTGTGCCGCCGCGCGTCGCGGTTGACGTCGCATGCCGCGCAGTGGGCGCTGCCGGGTGGCCGCCTCGATCCCGGCGAGACCGCGGTGGACGCGGCGCTGCGCGAACTCCACGAGGAGGTGCGGGTCGAGCTGCCGGCGTCGTCGGTGCTGGGCCTGCTCGACGACTATCCGACCCGGTCCGGCTACGTCATCACCCCGGTGGTGATCTGGGGCGGCGGACGGCTCGACCCCGACCCGGCGCCTGACGAGGTGGTCGCGGTGTATCGGGTCGGGCTGCACCAGTTGCAGCGCGAGGACTCGCCGCGGTTCATCGAGATTCCGGAGAGCCCGCGACCGGTGGTGCAGATCCCGTTGGGTAACGACCTGATCCACGCGCCGACCGGCGCGGTGTTGCTGCAGGTGCGGTGGCTGTGCCTGGAAGGCCGCCACGACCCGGTCGACGAACTCGAGCAGCCGGTGTTCGCCTGGAAGTAG
- a CDS encoding ACP S-malonyltransferase translates to MSVALLFPGQGAQRQGMLADLPDSPAASAALGECLVVCAESGLEDLDSTAHLSDTEGAQLSLLIAGIVCARAIIEDGGVTPAFVAGHSVGAFAAAVAAGVLTTGEAIAAVRRRADSMRAVCAGRDWGMAAVDGLPAAAASRVADAASSPDQPLWVANVNSATQTVVAGTAAALATAEELADRAGARSFRRLDVAIASHGTLQRPTADALRDALAGTPRRTPTARYVTNVGGRTVATADAVLGDLAAAVAHPVRWYDGVRLMAELGVTCAVETEPGHVLSRLVASAAPRVTTVALSETPWRDAVARARRHTT, encoded by the coding sequence GTGAGCGTCGCGCTGCTGTTCCCCGGCCAGGGCGCGCAGCGCCAGGGCATGCTCGCCGATCTGCCGGACTCCCCCGCCGCCAGCGCAGCGCTCGGCGAGTGTCTTGTGGTCTGCGCGGAGTCCGGTCTCGAGGACCTCGACTCGACCGCCCACCTGTCCGACACGGAGGGCGCCCAGCTGAGCCTGCTCATCGCGGGCATCGTCTGCGCACGCGCCATCATCGAAGATGGCGGTGTCACACCGGCTTTCGTCGCGGGTCACTCGGTCGGCGCGTTCGCTGCTGCGGTTGCGGCCGGTGTGCTGACCACCGGTGAGGCAATCGCCGCGGTGCGGCGGCGGGCGGACTCCATGCGCGCGGTCTGCGCCGGCCGCGACTGGGGTATGGCCGCGGTCGACGGCCTTCCGGCGGCGGCCGCGAGCCGCGTCGCCGACGCCGCATCGAGTCCCGACCAGCCGCTGTGGGTGGCCAACGTCAACAGCGCCACCCAGACCGTCGTGGCGGGCACCGCAGCCGCGCTTGCCACCGCGGAAGAACTGGCCGACCGGGCCGGCGCGCGGTCCTTCCGCCGACTCGACGTCGCGATCGCGTCACACGGAACCCTGCAGCGGCCCACCGCCGATGCGCTGCGGGACGCACTCGCCGGAACTCCGCGACGAACGCCGACCGCCCGGTACGTCACCAACGTCGGCGGGCGCACGGTGGCGACGGCCGACGCGGTGCTCGGCGACCTGGCCGCGGCGGTCGCGCACCCGGTCCGCTGGTACGACGGCGTGCGGCTGATGGCAGAGCTGGGTGTCACCTGCGCGGTGGAGACCGAACCCGGCCACGTGCTGAGTCGCCTGGTCGCCTCGGCCGCCCCGCGCGTCACGACCGTCGCCCTGAGCGAGACACCATGGCGCGACGCGGTCGCCAGGGCGCGCCGCCACACCACGTAG